One segment of Fuscovulum ytuae DNA contains the following:
- a CDS encoding ATP-binding protein has translation MLDEAETGRSGPQGLFSALAEPQLARFPQRLAADPWREGAIFAAVLIGLSLVLTLAQSRALTNGAIVDLLPTEAIFALLIGAALFPLRYLWIAVATYAVAFLLAVSMRIGMDPAYLPPGVSTGWAVTFGLVLNALPALAAGLFGRWLMTTVQARGLPGRAGREDMLLLVGTVLAYIVLAGAMLPLVVASLYDPGWTTPLGAGSDLTEAGLFRAVRIGLCAMALMLLLLDRPDRKNLTVALAIQPAFVALGLLRIEGFAVHPTLDVVMLALAVALMAPAYAAVVANVMGVVVYVVITGEFLVQIPITSVDVLRLELASVILMMLVCLLLLLRYRTILERRQSGETIGRLQRVQELATVGYFVLDLRNNQVRVDEVAAGILGTGLKFDLAQFIRRVHPEDGAAIVAAISDLTLGQRTLSFQLSPGPVWAGEAAARFISVHGWFEERAGAVAYAYGVLIDLTSDHRREVALGDALAELSDHQNRQTEIFSIVSHELRTPASVISMLVEELDAGASWDEMGPRMRAVSEQLLSVLADMRQTVRPEENLPVRIETVRPSEIAETVRNTFLLMADTKGVEIGLDLSPLAWMPRMTDRVRLVQAISNLVKNAILHSECGRIIISYVEEEGPVGFWRVMDDGLGVPEAARATLFEPFRRGDGLRTARTDGSGLGLYVTKSSIELLGGTVAYVPDPSGGSIFELRVPMTVPAEAEAPAAPAAAEKKPGQRGRILMAEDSELIGELLVARLNRLFEEVVWVKNGADALAAYTVIQPDVVLTDLFMPEMGGDDLTSTLRERGADCLIIGMTAAAIGDERTRFEEAGTDLVLTKPVSTKQLLEVLDRLEARARARAG, from the coding sequence ATGCTTGATGAGGCGGAGACCGGACGTTCCGGCCCGCAAGGGCTTTTTTCCGCCCTTGCGGAACCCCAGCTTGCGCGCTTTCCCCAGCGGCTTGCAGCGGACCCGTGGCGCGAGGGCGCGATCTTTGCTGCGGTTTTGATCGGGCTGTCGCTGGTTCTGACTTTGGCGCAGTCGCGGGCTTTGACCAACGGGGCCATCGTCGATCTTTTGCCGACCGAGGCGATCTTTGCCCTGCTGATCGGGGCAGCGCTGTTTCCGCTGCGCTATCTGTGGATCGCGGTGGCAACCTATGCGGTGGCCTTCCTTCTTGCGGTTTCGATGCGGATCGGGATGGACCCTGCCTATCTGCCGCCCGGTGTTTCTACAGGATGGGCGGTGACCTTCGGGCTGGTGTTGAATGCGCTGCCTGCGCTGGCGGCGGGGCTGTTCGGGCGCTGGTTGATGACGACGGTGCAGGCGCGCGGCCTGCCGGGCCGTGCGGGGCGCGAGGATATGCTGCTGCTGGTCGGCACGGTGCTGGCCTATATCGTTCTGGCCGGGGCGATGCTGCCCTTGGTCGTGGCCAGCCTTTATGATCCGGGTTGGACGACGCCTTTGGGGGCGGGCAGCGACCTGACGGAGGCGGGCCTGTTTCGCGCCGTGCGGATCGGGCTTTGTGCGATGGCCTTGATGCTGTTGCTGCTGGACCGCCCGGATCGGAAGAATCTGACGGTGGCCTTGGCGATACAGCCCGCCTTTGTGGCGCTGGGCCTGTTGCGGATCGAAGGATTTGCGGTTCACCCGACGCTGGATGTGGTGATGCTGGCGCTGGCCGTGGCCCTGATGGCACCGGCCTATGCGGCGGTCGTGGCCAATGTGATGGGCGTGGTGGTCTATGTCGTCATCACGGGCGAGTTTCTGGTGCAAATTCCCATCACATCGGTGGATGTGCTGCGGCTGGAACTGGCATCGGTCATCCTGATGATGCTGGTCTGTCTGCTTTTGCTGCTGCGGTACCGGACAATTCTGGAACGGCGGCAAAGCGGCGAGACCATCGGCCGTCTGCAACGGGTGCAGGAATTGGCGACGGTGGGGTATTTCGTTCTGGACCTGCGCAACAATCAAGTCCGGGTGGATGAGGTCGCGGCAGGTATCCTTGGCACAGGGCTGAAATTCGATCTGGCCCAGTTTATACGCCGGGTTCATCCCGAGGATGGGGCAGCGATCGTTGCGGCGATTTCCGACCTGACGCTGGGTCAGCGGACGCTGTCTTTCCAGCTATCTCCCGGCCCGGTCTGGGCCGGTGAAGCGGCGGCACGTTTCATCAGCGTGCATGGCTGGTTTGAAGAACGGGCCGGCGCGGTGGCCTATGCTTATGGTGTGCTGATCGACCTGACATCGGACCATCGGCGAGAGGTGGCCTTGGGCGATGCGCTGGCCGAGCTGTCGGATCACCAGAATCGCCAGACCGAGATTTTTTCCATCGTTTCCCATGAGTTGCGGACGCCTGCCTCGGTTATTTCGATGCTGGTGGAAGAGTTGGATGCAGGCGCAAGCTGGGATGAGATGGGGCCGCGGATGCGGGCAGTGAGCGAGCAGCTTTTGTCCGTGCTGGCCGATATGCGGCAGACGGTGCGGCCCGAGGAAAACCTGCCGGTGCGGATCGAAACGGTCCGGCCAAGCGAGATTGCCGAAACGGTGCGCAACACCTTCCTGCTGATGGCGGATACGAAGGGGGTGGAGATCGGGTTGGACCTGTCGCCCTTGGCGTGGATGCCGCGGATGACAGATCGGGTGCGTCTGGTGCAGGCCATTTCAAATCTTGTGAAGAACGCGATCCTGCATTCCGAATGCGGGCGGATCATCATCTCTTATGTCGAGGAGGAAGGCCCGGTCGGATTCTGGCGCGTGATGGATGATGGCCTTGGGGTGCCCGAGGCCGCGCGGGCGACCCTCTTTGAACCGTTCCGTCGGGGTGATGGCTTGCGGACGGCGCGGACGGATGGGTCTGGTCTTGGGCTGTATGTCACCAAATCCTCGATCGAGCTTTTGGGGGGGACGGTGGCCTATGTGCCTGATCCGTCAGGGGGTTCCATCTTTGAATTGCGGGTGCCGATGACCGTTCCTGCCGAGGCAGAGGCACCGGCTGCGCCGGCCGCGGCGGAGAAAAAGCCCGGTCAGCGGGGGCGTATCCTGATGGCCGAGGACAGCGAGCTGATCGGCGAATTGCTTGTGGCGCGGTTGAATCGGCTGTTTGAGGAAGTGGTCTGGGTGAAGAACGGGGCGGATGCCTTGGCGGCCTATACGGTGATCCAACCCGATGTGGTTTTGACCGACCTCTTCATGCCGGAAATGGGCGGGGATGACCTGACCTCGACCCTGCGGGAGCGGGGGGCGGATTGCCTGATCATCGGGATGACCGCCGCAGCGATCGGGGATGAGAGGACACGGTTCGAAGAGGCCGGGACGGACCTTGTTCTGACCAAACCTGTGTCGACCAAGCAGCTGCTGGAAGTGCTGGATCGGCTGGAAGCCCGCGCCCGCGCCCGCGCCGGTTAA
- a CDS encoding glucan biosynthesis protein — MPMTAPLTAPLSRRALLSVAAATLPVTLVAMPLRSFAQETATATPTAAAAQQFSFDLLTEEMRVLATQPHVTAAAPEGFLGDLDYDDYRLIRFADSRARWQDEKTRFRLGAFHMGWLFPEPVRLFEVEGGMASEMLFSTDDFEYLNELAERVPAHAELPGVAGFRLNHPLNRPDKWDELVAFVGASYFRALGRNSAYGISARGLALNTATAVGEEFPRFSRFYTERDTGGGDRMTVYAALEGPSVTGAYRFVITPGTETVMDVTCRLFFRQDVAELGIAPLTSMFLFSEKNRAEFDDYRPNVHDSDGLRILRADGDVIWRPLNNPPQLTGSYFAETAPRRFGLHQRDRDFDSYQDTGARYERRPSLDVEPLGDWGKGHVRLVEIPSDLEANDNIVAYWVPEAPAKAGDAREFAYRLHWGDLPHDQGDPLAYVFETRSGHGGFAGVEAQQGTRKFVVDYKGGLIGGMEPDTELQPVVTIANGTITGTVVEKIAESDIWRLVIDISAADGAVVELAAHLAGFDRKLTENWLYQWINAT; from the coding sequence ATGCCAATGACTGCCCCTTTGACCGCCCCGCTTTCCCGCCGGGCCCTGCTCTCCGTTGCGGCGGCGACACTGCCTGTGACGCTGGTGGCCATGCCCCTGCGCAGCTTTGCCCAAGAAACCGCCACTGCAACCCCCACGGCTGCGGCAGCGCAGCAATTCTCTTTCGACCTGCTGACCGAAGAGATGCGCGTCCTTGCCACCCAACCGCATGTCACAGCAGCCGCGCCCGAAGGGTTTCTGGGCGATCTCGACTATGACGATTACCGCCTTATCCGTTTTGCCGACAGCCGCGCCCGCTGGCAGGACGAAAAGACCCGCTTCCGGCTTGGGGCCTTCCATATGGGCTGGCTCTTTCCCGAACCCGTCCGCCTTTTCGAAGTCGAAGGCGGCATGGCGTCCGAGATGCTCTTTTCCACCGACGACTTCGAATATTTGAACGAACTTGCCGAACGTGTCCCCGCGCATGCCGAATTGCCGGGTGTCGCGGGCTTCCGCCTGAACCACCCGCTCAACCGCCCCGACAAGTGGGACGAACTGGTGGCCTTCGTGGGTGCCTCCTATTTCCGGGCACTGGGGCGCAATTCGGCCTATGGCATCTCGGCCCGCGGCCTTGCACTGAACACCGCCACTGCGGTGGGAGAGGAATTCCCCCGCTTCTCGCGCTTTTACACCGAACGCGACACGGGCGGTGGCGACCGCATGACCGTCTATGCCGCGCTGGAAGGGCCAAGCGTGACGGGGGCCTACCGCTTTGTCATCACACCGGGCACCGAAACGGTGATGGATGTCACGTGCCGCCTTTTCTTCCGTCAGGACGTGGCTGAACTGGGCATCGCGCCGCTCACTTCCATGTTCCTTTTTTCGGAAAAGAACCGCGCGGAATTCGACGATTACCGCCCCAACGTCCATGACAGCGACGGGCTGCGCATCCTGCGCGCCGATGGCGATGTGATCTGGCGTCCTTTGAACAACCCGCCGCAATTGACGGGCAGCTATTTCGCCGAAACCGCGCCCCGCCGTTTCGGCCTGCATCAGCGCGACCGTGATTTCGACAGCTATCAGGACACCGGCGCGCGCTATGAACGCCGCCCCTCGCTGGATGTCGAGCCGCTGGGCGACTGGGGCAAGGGCCATGTCCGTCTGGTTGAAATCCCCTCGGATCTTGAGGCGAACGACAATATCGTCGCCTATTGGGTGCCCGAAGCGCCCGCCAAGGCAGGCGATGCACGGGAATTCGCCTATCGGCTGCACTGGGGCGACCTGCCGCATGATCAAGGCGATCCCTTGGCCTATGTCTTTGAAACGCGCTCAGGCCATGGCGGCTTTGCCGGGGTCGAAGCGCAGCAAGGCACGCGCAAATTCGTCGTCGACTACAAGGGTGGCCTGATCGGCGGGATGGAACCCGATACTGAACTACAACCTGTCGTAACGATTGCAAATGGTACGATTACGGGAACCGTGGTCGAAAAGATCGCCGAGAGCGATATATGGCGTCTGGTCATCGACATTTCCGCCGCCGATGGCGCGGTTGTTGAACTGGCCGCCCATCTGGCGGGTTTCGACCGCAAATTGACGGAAAACTGGCTCTATCAGTGGATCAACGCAACATGA
- the mdoH gene encoding glucans biosynthesis glucosyltransferase MdoH has translation MGAAAAPSRRVYVTRTLTLTAALLAAGLGFIVFLQFGASDGFDALDPLRAALIFASTFWLAWGAFTALAGLTTRPPAVPRDPGPIRPMTAVLVPVYNEDPVATFARIAAMEASLRATGFADRFHFAILSDTRNEEVAARERLWFLRLLADTHGEGRIFYRRRTSNKGRKAGNIEDFIKRSGAAYRYAIILDADSLMEGATMVEMVRRMEAAPDLGLLQTLPKVINARSRFGRIMQFAGGFYSPVFARGLAMMQGRTGPFWGHNAIVRMNAFAASCGLPELAGKPPFGGHILSHDYVEAALLARAGWAVRVDDDLQGSYEEAPENIIDHAKRDRRWCQGNLQHSRLIFAPGLKPWSRFVFLQGILAYIAPVFWLAFLAASIAAPLFAPPIDYFPIDYWPFPSMPVSQVSKALGLAIGIGGLLFLPKLLILLDAALRGRAQGFGGRLCALQSTLTELLFSSLTAPIFLMFQTRSVLQVLRGADGGWPAQSRGDGTLSFRDAWAASHWIVTTGGVVLVTAQWLSPELVLWLMPVALPMVLAPLLISWSSRPSRTALFTTETEIAPAPVMRLHDATLSRWTADAGTRDAA, from the coding sequence ATGGGGGCCGCCGCTGCCCCATCGCGCCGGGTATATGTCACGCGCACCCTGACCCTGACGGCCGCGCTCCTTGCCGCCGGGCTTGGTTTCATCGTCTTTCTGCAATTCGGTGCCTCAGACGGGTTCGACGCCCTTGATCCGCTGCGTGCCGCGCTCATCTTCGCCTCGACCTTCTGGCTGGCATGGGGGGCCTTCACGGCGCTTGCAGGCCTGACGACCCGCCCACCCGCCGTCCCACGCGATCCAGGGCCGATCCGGCCCATGACCGCGGTCCTCGTGCCCGTCTATAACGAAGACCCCGTCGCCACCTTCGCCCGCATTGCCGCGATGGAGGCATCGCTGCGCGCCACAGGCTTTGCCGACCGTTTCCACTTCGCCATCCTCTCCGACACCCGCAACGAAGAGGTGGCCGCCCGCGAACGCCTTTGGTTCCTGCGCCTGCTGGCCGACACCCATGGCGAAGGGCGCATCTTCTATCGCCGCCGCACCTCGAACAAAGGCCGCAAGGCCGGGAATATCGAAGATTTCATCAAACGCTCCGGCGCCGCCTACCGCTATGCCATCATCCTTGATGCCGACAGTCTGATGGAAGGCGCGACCATGGTGGAAATGGTCCGCCGGATGGAGGCGGCACCCGACCTCGGCCTTCTGCAAACATTGCCCAAGGTCATCAACGCCCGTTCCCGCTTTGGCCGCATCATGCAATTCGCGGGCGGCTTTTATTCCCCCGTCTTCGCGCGTGGCCTTGCCATGATGCAGGGCCGCACCGGCCCCTTCTGGGGCCATAACGCCATCGTCCGGATGAACGCCTTCGCCGCCAGCTGCGGCCTGCCCGAACTGGCGGGCAAGCCGCCCTTCGGTGGCCATATCCTTAGCCATGACTATGTCGAAGCGGCCCTTCTGGCTCGTGCGGGCTGGGCCGTGCGCGTGGATGACGACCTGCAAGGCAGCTATGAAGAGGCTCCTGAAAACATCATCGATCATGCAAAGCGCGACCGCCGCTGGTGCCAAGGCAATCTGCAACATTCTCGCCTGATCTTCGCCCCCGGCCTCAAACCCTGGAGCAGGTTTGTCTTCCTCCAAGGCATCCTTGCCTATATCGCGCCCGTCTTCTGGCTGGCCTTCCTTGCCGCCTCCATCGCCGCCCCCCTCTTTGCCCCACCCATCGATTACTTCCCGATCGATTACTGGCCCTTCCCCTCCATGCCGGTCAGTCAGGTGTCCAAGGCGCTGGGTCTGGCCATCGGCATCGGCGGCCTCTTGTTCCTGCCTAAACTGCTGATCCTGCTCGACGCCGCGCTCCGTGGCCGTGCGCAGGGCTTCGGCGGCCGCCTCTGCGCGCTGCAATCGACGCTGACGGAACTTCTGTTCTCCTCCCTCACCGCGCCGATCTTCCTCATGTTCCAGACCCGCTCCGTGCTTCAGGTGCTGCGTGGGGCCGATGGCGGCTGGCCTGCCCAATCGCGCGGCGATGGCACGCTGTCCTTCCGCGACGCATGGGCCGCCTCGCATTGGATCGTCACCACCGGGGGCGTCGTGCTGGTGACGGCGCAATGGTTGTCGCCCGAACTTGTCCTATGGCTGATGCCCGTGGCCCTGCCCATGGTGCTGGCGCCCCTGCTCATCTCGTGGTCCTCACGACCCAGCCGCACCGCCCTTTTCACCACGGAAACCGAAATTGCCCCCGCCCCCGTGATGCGCCTGCATGATGCCACCTTGTCCCGCTGGACAGCCGATGCCGGAACCCGTGACGCGGCTTGA
- a CDS encoding OpgC family protein has translation MSSPALAPPSTRDPRLDVFRGLCLVMIFINHVPGNAYEDWTSRNFGFSDAAEGFVMMSGIAAGLAYSADFREASMRLWTGLGRVWHRVWTLYLVHILTTLAALAAAASVALWLGNAESLFENQMKWLWLDPLRTVIGLVLLSHQFGYVNILPLYLALLAVAPLMLFAAWRWPRRLLAASVLLWLVAGIWRLGPPNWPSSGVWFFNPLAWQVVFVTGLVTGVMLKDGRRLVPVRRWLQVVTGLFLLYAALSAQIPAVSKMTGYTLWLAKETFHLPWNLTAFDKTYVAAPRLLHILALAYFLSSFPIIRRACAHWIAAPFELLGRQALPVFALGSVLCIGLQGIKHVTGENLLADSLLIWGGLALQFALAAARQYWPKPAKIR, from the coding sequence ATGTCCTCGCCCGCTCTTGCCCCGCCCTCGACCCGCGATCCGCGCCTTGACGTGTTCCGTGGACTCTGCCTCGTGATGATCTTCATCAACCACGTCCCCGGCAACGCCTATGAGGATTGGACAAGCCGCAATTTCGGCTTTTCCGACGCCGCCGAAGGCTTCGTGATGATGTCGGGCATCGCAGCAGGCCTTGCCTATTCCGCCGACTTCCGTGAGGCGTCGATGCGCCTCTGGACAGGCCTTGGCCGCGTCTGGCACCGGGTCTGGACGCTTTACCTCGTTCACATCCTCACCACGCTGGCCGCGCTCGCAGCGGCCGCTTCTGTGGCGCTCTGGCTGGGCAATGCCGAAAGCCTGTTCGAAAACCAGATGAAATGGCTCTGGCTTGATCCGCTGCGCACGGTGATCGGTCTGGTCCTTCTGTCCCATCAGTTCGGCTATGTGAACATCCTGCCGCTCTATCTGGCCCTGCTCGCGGTGGCCCCCCTCATGCTTTTCGCGGCATGGCGCTGGCCGCGCCGCCTGCTTGCGGCTTCGGTCCTGCTCTGGCTTGTCGCAGGCATCTGGCGTCTCGGTCCCCCCAATTGGCCAAGTTCGGGCGTCTGGTTCTTCAACCCTCTGGCATGGCAGGTGGTCTTCGTCACCGGCCTTGTCACGGGCGTGATGCTCAAGGATGGCCGCCGCCTCGTTCCCGTTCGCCGCTGGCTACAGGTGGTGACGGGGCTCTTCCTGCTTTACGCCGCGCTCTCTGCCCAAATCCCCGCCGTGTCAAAGATGACGGGCTACACCCTCTGGCTTGCAAAAGAGACATTCCACCTGCCGTGGAACCTAACCGCCTTCGACAAGACCTATGTCGCTGCGCCGCGCCTTCTGCACATCCTTGCGCTGGCCTATTTCCTGTCCTCCTTCCCCATCATCCGCCGCGCCTGCGCGCATTGGATCGCTGCACCCTTCGAACTCTTGGGCCGTCAGGCGCTGCCCGTCTTCGCGCTGGGATCGGTGCTCTGTATCGGGCTTCAGGGGATAAAGCATGTGACGGGCGAAAACCTGCTGGCCGACAGCCTGCTGATCTGGGGCGGCCTTGCCCTGCAATTCGCGCTGGCCGCCGCCCGTCAATACTGGCCCAAACCCGCCAAGATCAGGTGA
- a CDS encoding aldo/keto reductase: MTKEWLPLNDGRAMPQLGFGLWQVPAHETARVVRDGVAAGYRLIDGAAIYGNEAGLGEGLRSMGVPRDQVFVTTKVWNDRQGTDDTRRAVEESLARIGVPQVDLMLIHWPCPERGRFLDTWKTLVALRDEGRVASIGVSNFRVVDLERIIGETGVVPVLNQIELHPRLQQVELRDFHARHGIVTQSWTPLGQGKSFDAAPIRAAAARSGKSPAQVILRWHVQLGCSVIPRSTRAAGLAENIDIFDFALTEAEMAAIATLDAGERTGPDPATFT; the protein is encoded by the coding sequence ATGACGAAAGAATGGCTGCCGCTGAATGATGGTCGGGCGATGCCGCAGTTGGGCTTTGGTCTGTGGCAGGTGCCTGCGCACGAGACGGCGCGTGTGGTGCGCGACGGGGTAGCGGCAGGCTATCGGCTGATCGACGGGGCGGCGATCTATGGCAATGAGGCAGGGCTTGGCGAAGGGCTGCGCAGCATGGGCGTGCCGCGCGATCAGGTTTTTGTCACGACCAAGGTCTGGAACGACCGCCAAGGCACGGATGACACGCGGCGCGCGGTCGAGGAAAGCCTTGCCCGGATCGGTGTGCCTCAGGTGGACCTGATGCTGATCCATTGGCCCTGCCCGGAACGGGGGCGGTTTCTGGACACGTGGAAAACGCTTGTCGCGCTGCGGGACGAGGGCAGGGTCGCCTCGATCGGGGTGTCGAATTTCCGGGTGGTCGATCTGGAGCGGATCATTGGCGAGACGGGGGTGGTACCCGTGTTGAACCAGATCGAATTGCATCCGCGCCTGCAACAGGTGGAGTTGCGGGATTTCCATGCCCGGCACGGGATCGTGACGCAAAGCTGGACGCCCTTGGGGCAGGGGAAATCCTTTGACGCGGCCCCGATCCGGGCGGCGGCGGCGCGGTCGGGGAAAAGCCCGGCGCAGGTGATCTTGCGCTGGCATGTGCAATTGGGTTGTTCGGTTATCCCAAGGTCGACACGGGCGGCGGGGCTGGCCGAGAATATCGACATCTTCGACTTTGCCCTGACCGAGGCCGAGATGGCGGCGATTGCCACGCTGGATGCAGGCGAAAGAACGGGGCCTGACCCCGCCACTTTCACCTGA
- a CDS encoding response regulator, which produces MTTATMKTGLRVLLADDNPINLQILTSFLRRLGHNVTTAETGREAVEKWQPNQFDLLCFDIAMPELDGIAALKQIEVRAKAARAPAPPALTITANAQPHQLESYLAAGFKANLPKPVRRLDLDQIIGSLHAKA; this is translated from the coding sequence ATGACCACCGCAACGATGAAGACGGGCCTTCGGGTTCTATTGGCCGACGACAATCCGATCAATCTGCAAATCCTCACCAGCTTTCTGCGCCGACTGGGCCATAATGTGACCACCGCCGAAACCGGGCGCGAAGCGGTAGAAAAATGGCAGCCCAATCAGTTTGATCTGCTCTGTTTCGACATCGCCATGCCCGAACTTGATGGCATCGCCGCGCTGAAACAGATCGAGGTCCGGGCAAAGGCGGCCCGCGCCCCGGCCCCGCCCGCGCTGACAATCACCGCAAATGCCCAACCGCATCAGCTGGAAAGCTATCTCGCCGCCGGGTTCAAGGCGAACCTGCCCAAACCCGTGCGACGGCTGGACCTTGACCAGATCATCGGATCGCTGCACGCCAAAGCCTGA
- a CDS encoding lysylphosphatidylglycerol synthase transmembrane domain-containing protein: MRVLRWGATVLLLGLLLWVVDWRAVRGVLARAEPGWMVLAAVLLVMQTAVSALRWRLVAARLGQRIAMGHALREYFLAQAVNMAVPGGVMGDAARAVRARAEVGLERAGMAVVLERAAGQVALVAVTATAVLAVTLVPGGMAVPGAVIWGLLLAMGGMGLALVLLSRMAGQRAAVARWRQGVQVALLSHGVWGAQVGLSLVTVGLNLAAFWACAVAMGVWLPLGAALVVLPLVLFAMLVPLTVGGWGLREGAAVAFFPLAGASGAEGFAASAAFGAVFTLTALVGLIVTFRPMRAA; this comes from the coding sequence ATGAGGGTGCTGCGCTGGGGGGCGACGGTCCTGTTGTTGGGCCTTTTGCTGTGGGTCGTGGATTGGCGGGCTGTGCGGGGCGTTCTGGCGCGGGCCGAACCGGGATGGATGGTGCTGGCGGCTGTGCTGCTGGTGATGCAGACGGCGGTATCTGCGCTGCGCTGGCGGCTGGTGGCGGCACGGTTGGGGCAGCGGATCGCGATGGGCCATGCGCTGCGTGAGTATTTTCTGGCGCAGGCGGTGAATATGGCAGTGCCGGGGGGCGTTATGGGCGATGCGGCGCGGGCGGTGCGGGCGCGGGCCGAGGTGGGGCTGGAGCGGGCCGGGATGGCGGTGGTGCTGGAACGGGCAGCGGGTCAGGTGGCGCTGGTGGCGGTGACGGCGACGGCGGTTCTTGCGGTGACCTTGGTTCCCGGTGGGATGGCGGTGCCGGGTGCGGTGATCTGGGGGCTGCTTTTGGCCATGGGCGGGATGGGGCTGGCGCTGGTGCTGCTGTCGCGGATGGCGGGGCAGCGTGCGGCAGTCGCGCGGTGGCGGCAGGGGGTGCAGGTGGCGCTGCTCTCCCATGGGGTGTGGGGCGCGCAGGTGGGGTTGAGCCTTGTGACCGTCGGCCTGAACCTTGCGGCCTTCTGGGCTTGTGCGGTGGCGATGGGGGTGTGGCTGCCTCTGGGCGCGGCGCTGGTGGTGCTGCCCCTTGTCCTTTTTGCGATGTTGGTGCCGCTGACAGTGGGTGGCTGGGGCCTGCGGGAGGGGGCGGCGGTGGCCTTCTTTCCGCTGGCGGGGGCCAGCGGGGCAGAGGGATTTGCGGCCAGCGCCGCCTTTGGGGCTGTGTTCACCCTGACGGCGCTGGTCGGTTTGATCGTGACGTTCCGTCCCATGCGGGCGGCGTAA
- a CDS encoding sulfatase-like hydrolase/transferase, with amino-acid sequence MRKAFGLLVSALLLHLVLVQPNHPDAVTWRALILFPLELPALLLGLMLLGDGQAGRWIRRFLAGLLVLLIAVKVADMAMFVAFGRGFNPVGDRMLVGAGVNLLTGSAGALVAVAAVVGLVALVGGLYWALERAMAVWARAGLLRGTGLRRMAGGVALAVALVATYEVTAIMNRWPMPWNPPGAAFTARVAAEEVRLVWRSGAAMREFRAATEADPLRGRTDLLDRIDRDVVVVFIESYGRASVEGPLYAETTQGVLTKGQAALAARGVSMRSGYLTSSTRGGQSWLAHGTFSSGLRTNDQLRYQALLASGREGLFHIAQRAGFVTGAVMPAITMAWPEGEKMGFDHIFPAAELGYQGLPFNWVTMPDQYTLAAFDRLMGGAAEGRRFSQMVLISSHAPWVPVPRLVPWDQVGDGRVFNDMAQEGDPPAVVWRDPDRVRDQYRQAVAYSLEAVLDWLSRMDPAQMPLVMVLGDHQAAGFVAQEDRLDVPIHVIGPAALVERAAEWGFAPGLVPPRDQKALPMEAMRDRIVATYSSAAVP; translated from the coding sequence ATGAGGAAGGCTTTCGGGCTGCTGGTTTCGGCATTGCTGCTGCATCTGGTGCTGGTGCAGCCCAATCACCCTGATGCGGTGACGTGGCGGGCGCTGATCCTGTTTCCGCTGGAATTGCCTGCGCTGTTGCTGGGGCTGATGCTGCTGGGAGATGGGCAAGCGGGACGCTGGATCAGGCGGTTTCTGGCGGGGCTTCTGGTGCTGCTGATCGCGGTGAAGGTCGCGGATATGGCGATGTTCGTGGCCTTTGGCCGGGGGTTCAACCCGGTGGGCGACCGGATGCTGGTTGGTGCGGGGGTCAATCTGCTGACGGGGTCGGCGGGGGCTTTGGTGGCCGTGGCGGCGGTGGTTGGGTTGGTCGCGCTGGTCGGCGGGCTTTACTGGGCGCTGGAGCGGGCGATGGCCGTTTGGGCACGGGCGGGGCTGTTGCGCGGGACGGGGTTGCGTCGGATGGCGGGGGGCGTGGCGTTGGCGGTGGCCTTGGTCGCGACCTATGAGGTGACGGCGATCATGAACCGTTGGCCGATGCCGTGGAACCCGCCGGGGGCCGCCTTTACCGCGCGGGTGGCGGCGGAGGAGGTGCGTCTCGTCTGGCGCAGCGGGGCCGCAATGCGCGAGTTTCGCGCGGCGACAGAGGCCGATCCCTTGCGCGGGCGAACGGACCTTCTGGACCGGATTGACCGGGATGTGGTTGTGGTATTCATCGAAAGCTATGGCCGGGCGAGTGTGGAAGGGCCGCTTTACGCCGAGACGACGCAAGGTGTGCTGACCAAAGGGCAGGCGGCGCTGGCGGCGCGCGGTGTTTCGATGCGGTCGGGCTATCTGACCTCTTCAACCCGTGGCGGGCAAAGCTGGCTTGCGCATGGAACCTTTTCAAGCGGGCTGCGGACGAATGACCAGTTGCGCTATCAGGCGCTGTTGGCGAGTGGGCGCGAGGGGCTGTTCCATATTGCGCAGCGGGCGGGATTTGTGACCGGGGCTGTGATGCCTGCCATTACCATGGCTTGGCCAGAAGGAGAGAAGATGGGATTTGACCACATCTTCCCGGCGGCTGAACTCGGGTATCAGGGCCTGCCGTTCAACTGGGTGACGATGCCAGATCAATATACGCTGGCGGCTTTTGACAGGCTGATGGGAGGGGCGGCGGAGGGGCGGCGGTTCTCGCAGATGGTGCTGATTTCGTCCCATGCGCCTTGGGTGCCGGTGCCAAGGCTTGTGCCGTGGGATCAGGTGGGCGACGGGCGTGTCTTCAACGACATGGCGCAAGAGGGCGACCCGCCCGCCGTGGTGTGGCGCGACCCGGATCGGGTGCGGGACCAGTATCGGCAGGCGGTGGCCTATTCGCTGGAGGCGGTGCTGGACTGGCTGTCCCGAATGGACCCGGCGCAGATGCCTTTGGTGATGGTGCTGGGCGATCATCAGGCGGCGGGGTTCGTGGCGCAGGAGGATCGGCTGGATGTGCCAATACATGTGATCGGGCCTGCGGCATTGGTCGAGCGGGCGGCGGAGTGGGGCTTTGCGCCCGGACTTGTTCCACCGCGTGATCAGAAGGCCCTGCCGATGGAGGCGATGCGGGACAGGATCGTTGCGACCTATAGCTCGGCTGCGGTGCCATGA